The Seleniivibrio woodruffii genome window below encodes:
- the mprF gene encoding bifunctional lysylphosphatidylglycerol flippase/synthetase MprF, protein MKFNMQPKTRQMVSYAIMTIVLILAGIFIHKFLHKYSLHEIIEDLDNIPLKNKILALVFMAANYLFMTTYDFLGLRYLGKKLAAKKVVLASFLSYAFSNSVGLSILASGSLRYRYYASWGLSFSEITKMVIFTSATLWLGVLAAAGGALVLAPMIDMPDQLHMYFSLHALGVLLLMIAAAYYFMLVFVQKPFNLLGQTITLPSPMLGLTQIAAGAIEWVLAAAVLYVLIPAQVQIGFVQFVGIFMLAQTIGLVSNLPGGVVVFETVLLAFFPPAAIPAMIGSILVYRVTYYVLPLLVAACILGISEGYRQRQKFVSYLSYLNRIYIAVIPNLLSVIVFIIGAYMLLGGATPINPARFGFVENVLPLAVVETSHFFGSLTGVGLLIISRGLKLRIDLAYQLTLALLAAGTVFGLLKGAEVETALFAIAIAIAMIPAKGLFDRRSPFFDEVLTKEWLAAVFAIIAIFVWLGFFSYKHVEYRNDLWWTFTVNDEAPRFLRTMVGIFTFSLALLLYKFMLPSKRVQDDTNLSQDEILGIVKKSRDASSYLALLPDKKFLTGNKSSAFIMYGVEGRNFISMGDPVSATEDDDEIEELILNFRKLSRHHGCGAVFYEVGTENIPHYIDAGFRIYKIGEEARVLLDTFSVEGKHWATTRNNINKLEKDGCVMEIVPAERVEEILPRLKEISDDWLENKNTREKRFSLGCFDENYIKLMPVAVVRRGEEILAFANLWLSSGKNEISIDLMRYAEAAPKGVMEFLFVRLMLYAKETGYEYFNLGMAPLSGMDTHSFSPFWNRIAGALFNHGERFYNFKGLRSYKDKFNPQWKPKYIAVESFFALPSALRGVAALISGGTGGIFGK, encoded by the coding sequence ATGAAATTTAACATGCAACCTAAAACACGTCAGATGGTGTCCTATGCCATTATGACTATTGTGCTTATTCTCGCAGGCATATTCATTCACAAGTTCCTGCACAAATACAGCCTGCACGAGATCATAGAAGATCTGGACAACATCCCCCTTAAAAATAAAATTCTGGCTCTGGTTTTCATGGCCGCCAACTATCTCTTCATGACCACCTACGATTTTCTGGGACTGCGCTATCTCGGGAAAAAGCTTGCGGCAAAAAAGGTCGTTCTGGCATCTTTTCTCAGCTACGCATTCAGCAACTCGGTGGGGCTGTCCATTCTGGCTTCAGGTTCACTGCGCTACAGATATTACGCATCGTGGGGCTTAAGTTTCAGCGAGATAACAAAGATGGTCATCTTCACCTCGGCAACACTCTGGCTGGGTGTTCTGGCAGCGGCGGGCGGTGCACTTGTTCTGGCTCCCATGATAGACATGCCGGATCAGCTGCACATGTATTTCAGCCTCCATGCCCTTGGTGTCCTGCTTCTGATGATTGCGGCCGCATATTACTTTATGCTGGTTTTCGTTCAGAAACCCTTTAACCTGCTCGGACAGACCATCACACTTCCCTCGCCCATGCTCGGCCTGACCCAGATAGCCGCAGGTGCCATCGAATGGGTGCTGGCGGCGGCGGTTCTTTATGTGCTTATACCCGCACAGGTGCAGATAGGCTTTGTGCAGTTCGTGGGCATATTCATGCTGGCGCAGACCATCGGCCTTGTGAGCAACCTGCCCGGCGGCGTTGTTGTCTTCGAAACGGTTCTGCTGGCATTTTTCCCTCCGGCGGCCATTCCCGCCATGATAGGCTCAATTCTCGTATACAGGGTAACATATTACGTTCTGCCTCTGCTTGTTGCGGCATGCATTCTGGGTATATCCGAAGGCTACCGCCAGCGGCAGAAGTTCGTCTCATATTTAAGCTATCTGAACAGAATATACATCGCCGTTATCCCCAACCTTCTGTCTGTCATAGTCTTTATAATCGGCGCATATATGCTTCTGGGCGGAGCGACACCCATCAATCCCGCCAGATTCGGATTCGTTGAAAACGTTCTCCCTCTGGCCGTGGTGGAGACATCGCACTTTTTCGGAAGCCTGACAGGGGTGGGACTTCTCATAATATCAAGAGGGCTGAAGCTGAGGATAGACCTTGCATATCAGCTTACTCTGGCTCTTTTGGCGGCGGGCACGGTGTTCGGCCTGCTGAAAGGTGCGGAGGTGGAGACGGCACTGTTCGCCATAGCCATCGCAATTGCAATGATACCCGCAAAAGGCCTTTTCGACAGACGCAGTCCTTTCTTTGACGAGGTTCTGACAAAGGAATGGCTTGCCGCCGTCTTCGCAATAATAGCCATATTCGTGTGGCTCGGCTTCTTCTCCTACAAACATGTGGAATACAGAAACGACCTCTGGTGGACGTTCACCGTCAACGATGAGGCTCCCAGATTCCTGCGGACAATGGTGGGCATTTTCACCTTTTCGCTGGCATTGCTCCTCTATAAGTTCATGCTCCCTTCAAAAAGGGTTCAGGACGACACAAACCTTTCGCAGGATGAGATTCTGGGGATAGTAAAAAAGAGCAGGGACGCATCGTCATATCTGGCTCTTCTGCCTGACAAAAAATTTCTCACCGGAAACAAAAGCTCCGCATTTATCATGTACGGAGTGGAGGGGCGCAACTTCATCAGCATGGGCGATCCGGTCAGCGCAACTGAGGACGACGACGAGATCGAAGAGCTGATACTGAATTTCCGCAAACTCAGCCGCCACCACGGATGCGGTGCGGTGTTCTATGAGGTGGGCACAGAGAACATCCCACACTATATCGACGCCGGATTCAGAATTTACAAGATTGGCGAGGAGGCACGGGTTCTTCTGGATACGTTCAGCGTTGAAGGAAAGCACTGGGCGACCACACGCAACAACATAAACAAGCTGGAAAAGGACGGCTGTGTCATGGAGATAGTCCCCGCAGAAAGGGTTGAAGAGATTCTGCCTCGACTGAAAGAGATATCCGACGACTGGCTGGAAAACAAAAATACCCGTGAAAAACGGTTCTCTCTGGGCTGTTTCGACGAAAACTATATAAAACTGATGCCTGTGGCTGTGGTTCGCAGGGGCGAAGAGATTCTGGCGTTTGCAAACCTCTGGCTCAGTTCGGGAAAAAATGAAATATCAATCGACCTCATGCGCTATGCGGAAGCTGCGCCCAAAGGGGTTATGGAATTTCTTTTCGTAAGGCTGATGCTTTATGCGAAAGAGACGGGATACGAATACTTTAATCTCGGCATGGCTCCCCTTTCGGGCATGGACACCCACTCGTTCTCGCCATTCTGGAACAGGATAGCCGGAGCATTGTTCAACCACGGGGAAAGGTTCTACAACTTCAAAGGCCTGCGGAGCTATAAGGACAAGTTCAACCCGCAGTGGAAACCTAAATATATCGCAGTGGAGAGCTTTTTCGCTCTTCCGTCCGCCCTCAGAGGTGTTGCGGCACTCATAAGCGGAGGAACAGGCGGGATATTCGGGAAGTGA
- a CDS encoding efflux RND transporter permease subunit: protein MKLSEISVRKPVLATVMSLLIILIGLVAYYELPIREYPNIDEPTVSISTDYTGASPDIIESRVTKVIEDRISGIDGIKSITSQSRQERSNITVTFNMNVDPGDAAADIRDRVGRVRGSLPDEADEPVITKVESDASPIIFMTVTSTKHTPAEISDYISRNLVKRIELISGVAMVNIFGERRYTMRIWLDPDKLAANAVTVQDVRNAVSAQNLEVPGGRVEGKEREFSVLAETGLSSPEQFANVIIAQRNGYLLRVKDVGRVELGTTDQRSTYRLNGENAIGMGLVKQSTANPLDISRDLKKVSEEINTNLPDGMKFLITYDSSVFIDHSISNVYSAITEAVLLVVIIIFLFLRNLRSTIIPLVTIPVSLVGAFAIMWALGFSINTLTLLAFVLAVGLVVDDAIVVLENIHRHIENGKKPLNAALTGMKEISLPIIAMTMTLAAVYIPVALTQGRTGKLFTEFAITLAGAVVVSGFVALTLTPMMCSKMLKEEHHKNRFNRMMDGFFDWVDAMYRKVLSASIRSWIPGALVMMAVLAGGWYLLKGLPKELAPLEDRSVIFGIYSGPDGATPAYSMEAAKKLEAIYQTIPERTAVQTRVGTPVVPDGISVLRLKLWDERERTQQEIAAELAPKMAAIPDVRAFPVNPPSLGLSASRQPVRFVIKTTASYGELNDMANRFIQEVGQSPMLSSVRSDLRLSTPELKVAVDRDKAADMGVSVEDVNRAIETMFGGSTTTKFKMDSEQYDVIVKTEDSMRTVPQDLDRLYVRSGSGAMIPLSNLITINEGVTAQSLNHFDRARSAIISGSLNPGYTLGEALDYLDATAAKMFPDNYSVDYDGESREFRESSGGLVLTFILAILFIYLMLSAQFESFVDPLIIMFTVPLSMAGALLALKLTGNTLNIYSQIGLITLIGLITKHGILIVEFANQLQLTGLSKAEAVVEAATLRLRPILMTTSAMVLGSVPLALATGAGAESRHQIGWVIVGGMLFGTVLTLLIVPLAYKLFATVKHREEDAEAEQG, encoded by the coding sequence ATGAAATTATCCGAAATATCAGTCAGAAAACCCGTTCTCGCAACGGTGATGAGTCTTCTTATCATCCTGATAGGCCTTGTAGCCTACTATGAACTGCCCATCAGGGAATATCCGAACATAGACGAGCCGACCGTATCAATATCCACCGACTACACAGGGGCAAGCCCCGATATTATAGAGAGCCGTGTTACTAAGGTAATAGAGGATCGTATATCGGGCATCGACGGCATAAAGAGCATAACCTCACAGAGCAGGCAGGAGCGGAGCAACATCACCGTTACGTTCAACATGAACGTTGACCCGGGTGATGCCGCTGCGGACATTCGTGACAGGGTGGGGCGTGTCAGGGGATCTCTGCCGGACGAGGCCGACGAACCCGTCATCACCAAGGTGGAATCGGACGCATCCCCCATCATATTCATGACGGTGACCAGCACAAAGCATACTCCCGCAGAGATATCGGACTATATCAGCAGAAACCTTGTTAAGCGTATAGAGCTTATCTCCGGTGTGGCCATGGTGAACATTTTCGGTGAACGCCGCTACACCATGCGGATATGGCTGGATCCCGATAAGCTGGCGGCAAACGCCGTGACTGTTCAGGATGTGAGAAATGCGGTTTCCGCTCAGAACCTTGAGGTTCCAGGCGGACGGGTGGAGGGCAAAGAGCGTGAGTTCTCCGTTCTGGCGGAGACGGGGCTGAGCAGTCCGGAGCAGTTCGCAAACGTCATTATTGCACAGCGGAACGGATATCTTCTGCGGGTTAAAGACGTTGGCAGGGTCGAACTGGGCACGACAGATCAGCGGAGCACATACAGACTGAACGGAGAGAACGCAATAGGCATGGGGCTTGTGAAGCAGAGCACCGCAAACCCTCTGGATATCTCCAGAGACCTGAAAAAGGTTTCAGAGGAGATAAACACAAATCTGCCCGACGGCATGAAGTTTCTTATAACCTACGACTCTTCGGTTTTCATTGACCATTCTATATCAAACGTTTACAGCGCAATCACAGAGGCTGTGCTTCTGGTTGTGATAATCATATTCCTTTTCCTGCGCAACCTGCGCTCAACGATAATTCCGCTGGTGACCATCCCTGTGTCGCTGGTGGGTGCGTTCGCAATAATGTGGGCGCTGGGATTCTCAATCAACACCCTGACACTGCTTGCGTTCGTGCTTGCGGTGGGTCTGGTGGTGGACGATGCAATCGTTGTTCTTGAGAACATCCACAGGCACATAGAGAACGGCAAAAAGCCTCTGAACGCCGCCCTGACAGGCATGAAGGAGATATCTCTCCCCATCATAGCCATGACAATGACCCTTGCGGCAGTGTATATTCCCGTTGCCCTCACACAGGGCAGAACGGGGAAACTGTTCACTGAGTTCGCAATAACCCTTGCGGGTGCGGTTGTGGTTTCGGGTTTTGTTGCCCTGACGCTGACACCCATGATGTGTTCGAAAATGCTGAAAGAGGAACATCATAAGAACCGGTTCAACCGGATGATGGACGGCTTTTTCGACTGGGTTGACGCCATGTACAGAAAGGTTCTTTCTGCATCCATCCGCTCATGGATCCCCGGCGCACTGGTAATGATGGCCGTTCTGGCGGGCGGCTGGTATCTTCTGAAAGGACTGCCTAAGGAACTGGCTCCACTTGAGGACAGAAGCGTAATATTCGGCATATATTCAGGCCCCGATGGTGCAACTCCTGCGTATTCTATGGAGGCGGCGAAAAAGCTTGAAGCGATATATCAGACCATTCCCGAAAGAACAGCCGTTCAGACCCGTGTGGGAACACCCGTTGTGCCCGACGGCATATCGGTTCTCAGGCTTAAGCTCTGGGATGAGAGGGAGAGAACACAGCAGGAGATAGCGGCGGAACTTGCCCCAAAAATGGCGGCGATACCCGATGTCCGTGCGTTTCCCGTAAACCCGCCCTCCCTTGGGCTTTCGGCCTCCCGTCAGCCTGTGCGGTTCGTAATAAAGACCACCGCATCCTATGGGGAACTGAACGACATGGCAAACAGGTTCATTCAGGAAGTAGGGCAAAGCCCCATGCTCTCATCCGTCCGTTCCGACCTGCGCCTGAGCACACCTGAGCTTAAGGTGGCTGTGGACAGGGACAAGGCCGCAGACATGGGGGTAAGCGTTGAGGACGTTAACCGCGCCATTGAGACCATGTTCGGCGGAAGCACCACAACAAAGTTCAAAATGGACAGCGAACAGTATGACGTTATCGTTAAGACCGAGGACAGCATGCGCACAGTTCCGCAGGATCTGGACAGGCTCTACGTCCGTTCGGGTTCCGGTGCTATGATCCCGCTTTCAAACCTCATAACCATAAATGAAGGGGTGACTGCGCAGTCGCTGAACCACTTCGACCGGGCACGCTCGGCCATAATCAGCGGAAGTCTTAACCCCGGCTACACTCTGGGCGAGGCTCTGGACTATCTGGATGCAACTGCGGCAAAGATGTTCCCCGATAACTATTCTGTGGACTATGACGGCGAATCGAGGGAGTTCAGGGAGTCCAGCGGCGGTCTGGTGCTGACATTCATCCTTGCCATACTTTTTATATACCTGATGCTTTCGGCACAGTTCGAAAGTTTTGTTGATCCGCTTATCATCATGTTCACTGTTCCCCTGTCAATGGCGGGTGCGCTTCTGGCACTGAAGCTGACGGGAAACACTCTGAACATTTACAGCCAGATAGGGCTAATAACCCTGATAGGGCTTATAACCAAACACGGGATACTTATCGTTGAGTTTGCCAATCAGCTCCAGCTGACGGGACTGAGCAAGGCGGAGGCTGTTGTTGAAGCGGCCACACTGAGGCTCAGGCCTATTCTTATGACTACTTCGGCAATGGTTCTGGGTTCCGTGCCTCTGGCGCTTGCCACAGGCGCAGGAGCGGAGAGCCGCCACCAGATAGGCTGGGTGATCGTTGGCGGGATGCTTTTCGGAACCGTTCTGACCCTGCTGATAGTCCCTCTTGCCTACAAACTGTTCGCCACGGTCAAACACAGGGAAGAGGATGCGGAAGCCGAGCAGGGATGA
- a CDS encoding DUF4139 domain-containing protein, with product MTRIILSLISLLFFSVSFAYETDGGDIRSVSVYRTGAIVKREFRAQLKKGENTVIVKGLPASVYSNTFRANPKAVGAVRVTDIETETTYLNKTATDKLAELEGRLDKVVQQIRKNKDEREVLVASRILLKEISPFSRNQKATMAEIEEYLKYTEKTLAAKSERIAAIDVTLAALEKQKESISKEMEKLGSESGETKNFRLSVLSSAETEADFEISYMVSGAGWSPLYEIRANSAGNSAEFSAYANIRQNTGEDWKNVSIEISTISPVFETAPVVKPWYMDIYKADYERSVSSFMMPKAVMAAPMMEMDAAAPEREVVSTEEMSSFTFAVDKKVSINSDGQPRRVFLQSETASAVFAYYAVPKAVEKVFLTADAKNPFAFPMFAGKMNIYLDDRLVTSTDRSGSLASDENISLSLGADDSVTVERKLKNKKTSGSGVFGGNTQIAYEYEIILRNAKKREITLDVKEPAPVSRNEKLKIETDYTRESSEMGEDGIIKWSLRLKPGEKRILTVKHKVEYPKDSRVTGLE from the coding sequence ATGACCAGAATCATACTGTCGCTTATCTCATTGTTATTTTTTTCGGTCTCCTTTGCCTATGAAACGGACGGAGGGGATATCAGGTCTGTATCGGTTTACCGCACCGGAGCCATTGTTAAACGTGAATTCAGGGCTCAGCTTAAAAAGGGTGAAAACACTGTTATCGTAAAAGGGCTTCCTGCTTCGGTGTATTCAAACACCTTCCGGGCAAATCCGAAAGCCGTCGGGGCAGTACGTGTTACAGATATTGAGACCGAAACGACATATCTGAATAAGACTGCCACAGACAAGCTGGCAGAACTGGAAGGCAGGCTCGATAAGGTTGTACAGCAGATAAGAAAGAACAAGGACGAAAGGGAGGTTCTCGTTGCCTCCAGAATCCTTTTAAAAGAGATATCCCCGTTTTCACGGAACCAGAAGGCCACAATGGCTGAAATCGAGGAATATCTGAAATACACCGAGAAGACACTGGCCGCAAAGAGCGAGCGTATCGCCGCCATAGACGTGACTCTCGCCGCACTTGAAAAGCAGAAAGAGAGTATTTCAAAAGAGATGGAAAAACTCGGCTCAGAAAGCGGAGAGACAAAAAATTTCCGTCTGTCCGTGCTTTCCTCCGCCGAAACAGAGGCCGATTTTGAGATCAGCTATATGGTTTCGGGTGCAGGCTGGTCGCCTCTTTATGAAATCAGAGCCAATTCTGCCGGAAACTCAGCAGAGTTCAGCGCATATGCAAACATAAGACAAAATACGGGCGAAGACTGGAAAAACGTCAGTATTGAGATATCAACAATTTCTCCTGTGTTTGAGACAGCTCCAGTTGTCAAGCCGTGGTACATGGACATCTATAAGGCAGACTATGAGCGTTCGGTATCGTCGTTCATGATGCCGAAGGCCGTCATGGCCGCCCCGATGATGGAGATGGATGCAGCCGCTCCTGAGAGGGAAGTGGTGAGCACCGAAGAGATGTCATCCTTCACCTTTGCAGTTGATAAAAAGGTCAGCATCAACTCCGACGGTCAGCCCCGCCGTGTATTTCTGCAAAGCGAAACCGCATCGGCAGTATTTGCATATTATGCAGTTCCCAAAGCCGTGGAAAAGGTTTTCCTGACGGCGGATGCAAAAAATCCGTTTGCATTTCCCATGTTCGCAGGCAAAATGAACATATACCTTGACGACAGGCTCGTAACCTCAACAGACAGAAGCGGCAGTCTTGCGTCGGATGAGAACATAAGCCTTTCTCTGGGTGCGGATGATTCGGTGACTGTGGAGAGAAAGCTTAAGAACAAAAAAACATCCGGCTCCGGTGTTTTCGGCGGCAACACTCAGATCGCATACGAATATGAAATAATCCTGCGCAATGCGAAGAAACGGGAAATCACTCTGGATGTTAAAGAACCCGCTCCGGTCTCCAGAAACGAAAAACTGAAGATCGAAACTGACTACACCAGAGAATCTTCGGAGATGGGCGAGGACGGAATAATAAAATGGAGCCTCAGGCTGAAACCCGGCGAAAAGAGGATTCTTACTGTTAAGCATAAAGTTGAATATCCGAAGGACTCAAGGGTCACCGGACTGGAATAA
- a CDS encoding efflux RND transporter periplasmic adaptor subunit produces the protein MSGDKRISSGWKNPGLVKTILGAVAVAAACAAFFFPGAKVQGEQKDAQKSAEKKQPAAVETASPSYREIRDTLTAVGTLLSNESVVITSERAGKITGIFFGEGQDVKAGQVLVRLDDSTLKAELDKAETDRALNEANFRRADELSRVDAVSKQDRDSAYADWQRSEAAVRLAKAELDKTAIKAPFSGTAGLRQVSAGHYIQPGGAIVNLEDISKLKIQFNIPQTEAPKIKPSQRFTLKTDAYPDREFSGRIYAIDPAIDTASRSLTVRGLVDNSGRFLRPGQFVQLTIASGAPEKAMVIPESAIMTSASGKSVMLDVDGKARPAAVTTGRRTAGWVEIVSGLKGNEKVVVKGQDRLRPDAEIKAADKSN, from the coding sequence ATGAGCGGAGATAAGAGAATTTCTTCCGGCTGGAAGAACCCCGGACTCGTTAAAACCATTCTTGGGGCTGTTGCTGTTGCGGCTGCCTGCGCTGCTTTCTTTTTTCCCGGCGCAAAGGTGCAGGGAGAGCAGAAAGACGCACAGAAATCAGCCGAAAAGAAACAGCCGGCAGCAGTTGAAACAGCCTCTCCGTCATACCGTGAGATAAGGGATACCCTGACTGCGGTGGGCACACTGCTTTCAAACGAATCCGTGGTGATAACCTCTGAAAGAGCAGGCAAGATAACCGGAATATTTTTCGGCGAGGGACAGGATGTGAAGGCCGGACAGGTGCTTGTGCGGCTGGATGATTCAACCCTGAAAGCCGAGCTGGACAAGGCCGAGACCGACAGAGCCCTTAACGAGGCAAATTTCCGCAGGGCTGACGAACTGAGCCGTGTCGATGCCGTTTCAAAACAGGACAGGGATTCTGCATATGCCGACTGGCAGCGCAGTGAGGCGGCTGTCAGGCTGGCAAAGGCTGAGCTTGACAAAACAGCCATAAAAGCCCCTTTCAGCGGAACGGCGGGACTGAGACAGGTGAGCGCCGGACATTACATTCAGCCGGGCGGAGCCATTGTCAACCTTGAGGACATATCAAAGCTGAAAATTCAGTTCAACATACCCCAGACGGAAGCACCGAAGATAAAGCCTTCACAGAGATTCACCCTTAAAACAGACGCATATCCCGACAGAGAGTTCTCCGGAAGAATATATGCCATAGATCCCGCCATAGATACGGCAAGCCGGAGCCTTACGGTCAGAGGGCTGGTGGACAACTCCGGCAGATTTCTCCGCCCCGGTCAGTTCGTACAGCTTACGATAGCTTCGGGTGCTCCCGAAAAGGCGATGGTTATCCCCGAATCGGCCATAATGACCTCCGCATCCGGCAAGAGCGTAATGCTTGATGTTGACGGGAAGGCCAGACCTGCCGCCGTCACCACCGGAAGGCGTACCGCCGGATGGGTCGAGATTGTTTCAGGCCTTAAAGGGAACGAGAAGGTGGTTGTAAAAGGTCAGGACAGGCTGAGACCCGATGCGGAAATTAAAGCCGCCGATAAATCCAACTAG
- the flgA gene encoding flagellar basal body P-ring formation chaperone FlgA, with protein MVRLLFLFSAMVIFSGFTYIGNEIVIEKDCIAVSDVFEGTDIEEDVVCGLDYGQVKIINRLMSQTLISKYGLKGEQPREMIFKRKGVLLTAERLKADMKNLLTIMYPEMEIEIDAIRMGRAYYLPENMQYSIDIPGNRFGDISVTLDNGVRKYTYSVSITAYAMSYVAVKQIERGEPLTDENVKLKKVDLSRARGGLLHGIDGYFARVTIAAGRIVTENLADRRPDAAKGSPVFLMNDEKDEPKNMTGTLLEDAYLNKKVKVLNIQSGMILTGTYMQNRRVLLEKQ; from the coding sequence ATGGTAAGGCTTCTGTTTCTTTTCTCCGCAATGGTCATTTTCAGCGGATTCACATACATCGGCAACGAGATAGTCATAGAGAAGGACTGCATCGCCGTTTCGGACGTGTTTGAAGGCACGGACATAGAGGAGGATGTGGTCTGCGGGCTGGACTACGGGCAGGTGAAGATAATCAACAGGCTCATGAGCCAGACCCTTATCTCGAAATACGGTCTCAAGGGCGAACAGCCCCGTGAGATGATATTCAAGCGCAAGGGTGTGCTTCTCACAGCCGAAAGGCTTAAGGCCGACATGAAGAACCTGCTGACCATAATGTATCCGGAGATGGAGATTGAGATAGACGCCATAAGGATGGGCAGAGCGTATTATCTGCCGGAAAACATGCAGTATAGCATAGATATACCCGGAAACAGATTCGGCGATATCTCCGTTACGCTGGACAATGGCGTGCGCAAATATACCTACAGCGTATCCATAACGGCATATGCCATGTCATATGTGGCCGTTAAGCAGATAGAGAGGGGCGAACCGTTGACGGATGAGAATGTGAAACTGAAAAAAGTGGATCTTTCCAGAGCCAGAGGCGGGCTTCTCCACGGCATCGACGGCTATTTTGCCAGAGTTACAATAGCCGCCGGAAGGATTGTAACGGAGAATCTGGCGGACAGAAGGCCGGATGCGGCGAAAGGCTCTCCGGTGTTTCTGATGAACGATGAGAAGGACGAACCGAAGAATATGACAGGAACGCTCCTTGAGGATGCATACCTTAACAAAAAAGTGAAGGTGCTGAACATTCAGAGCGGAATGATACTCACGGGAACCTACATGCAGAACAGGCGGGTTCTGCTGGAAAAGCAATGA
- a CDS encoding flagellar basal body L-ring protein FlgH has translation MKKHGLIVMMSAVLAMAGCATGPTLNNDAINKSYKKEVEEYRKDSEAKKLNSTPSLWTGGGSNSSLFLDYKNRSIGEIVTINIMESSFSTNSVNTDTTKESSSNSVANSIFGIPLSKYNTNAKSSSNFKGGGKRSKRDTVTGTMSARVVEVMPSGNVVLEGHKEILVDNEKQVITLSGIARLRDINLENTINSTDLADTKISYNGKGQLTLASIPGWLLSILGWISPL, from the coding sequence ATGAAAAAACATGGATTAATTGTGATGATGTCTGCGGTTCTGGCAATGGCAGGATGCGCAACAGGTCCGACACTCAACAACGATGCAATCAACAAAAGCTACAAAAAAGAGGTTGAGGAATACAGGAAGGATTCGGAGGCGAAAAAGCTGAACTCCACACCCTCGCTCTGGACAGGTGGCGGCTCGAACAGCAGTCTCTTTCTGGACTATAAGAACAGAAGCATAGGCGAGATAGTCACCATTAATATTATGGAATCCTCATTCTCCACCAACTCGGTTAACACTGACACCACCAAGGAGAGCTCCTCCAACAGCGTTGCAAACTCCATCTTCGGAATACCCCTGAGCAAATACAACACGAACGCCAAATCCTCCAGCAACTTTAAGGGCGGCGGAAAAAGGAGCAAAAGGGACACTGTGACAGGAACCATGTCCGCAAGGGTGGTTGAGGTCATGCCGTCGGGCAACGTTGTTCTGGAAGGGCACAAGGAGATTCTGGTGGACAACGAAAAGCAGGTGATAACCCTCAGCGGCATAGCCCGCCTGCGTGATATAAATCTGGAGAATACCATCAACTCAACTGATCTGGCCGATACTAAGATATCCTACAACGGAAAAGGCCAGCTGACCCTTGCCAGCATACCGGGATGGCTCCTGTCCATTCTGGGCTGGATATCGCCTTTATAA
- the flgG gene encoding flagellar basal-body rod protein FlgG yields MQRSLWSAASGMTAQQMNIDVLSNNLSNVNTMGFKKSRAFFEDLMYQELKAAGSYSAAGLSHPTGIQVGLGTKIAAVEKVHTQGSLQTTEVQTDLAIQGAGYFQFTLPNGDIGYTRSGSLKIDANGNLTNENGYLLEPAVTIPDNTSSIAIGEDGTISVTINGENQPQEVGQIELATFINPSGLKSIGKNFYTPTGASGEAVTGTPGEGNLGTVEQGTLEMSNVSVVEDMVNMITAQRAYEINSKAIQTSDEMLQILNNLKR; encoded by the coding sequence ATGCAGAGATCATTATGGTCGGCCGCTTCGGGCATGACGGCACAGCAGATGAACATAGATGTGCTCTCGAACAACCTGTCAAACGTGAACACCATGGGGTTCAAAAAATCCAGAGCATTCTTTGAAGACCTTATGTATCAGGAGTTGAAAGCCGCCGGAAGCTATTCGGCCGCCGGACTTTCTCATCCCACCGGCATTCAGGTGGGTCTGGGTACAAAGATTGCCGCAGTGGAAAAGGTGCATACTCAGGGCAGCCTCCAGACAACGGAGGTTCAGACAGATCTTGCGATTCAGGGTGCAGGATATTTTCAGTTCACCCTGCCAAACGGCGACATAGGCTATACCCGCTCCGGCTCCTTAAAGATAGATGCCAACGGCAACCTGACCAACGAGAACGGCTACCTGCTGGAACCGGCGGTGACAATTCCTGACAACACATCCTCAATAGCCATAGGCGAGGACGGCACAATAAGCGTCACCATCAACGGTGAGAATCAGCCGCAGGAGGTCGGCCAGATAGAACTGGCAACGTTCATCAACCCGTCGGGGCTTAAGTCCATCGGCAAGAACTTCTATACGCCCACAGGGGCCAGCGGCGAGGCGGTCACGGGAACCCCCGGCGAAGGGAATCTGGGCACTGTGGAGCAGGGAACCCTTGAGATGTCCAACGTCAGCGTTGTCGAGGACATGGTGAACATGATAACCGCACAGCGGGCTTATGAGATAAACTCCAAGGCAATCCAGACCTCGGACGAGATGCTCCAGATACTTAATAACTTAAAAAGGTAA